TGGGGTTTACTAAGCCTACGGTACACCGGATTCTCAATACCCTAGAAGAGGAACGCTATGTAGGACGTACCTACGATGGGAAATATTCCATCGGATACAAGGTTTACCAGATTGGCATGGTGTATGCGAACAATATGGATATTTACCTGGAAATTCGTCGGGTTATTGAAGCTATTGCTACCGCTACCGGTGAACAGGTGGGCTATGCCATTCTGGAGGGGACGGAAGTGGTTAGTCTCTACGAGTCTCAGATGCAGGATTCTCGAATCCGTTACATAGCCGGAGCAACTTATCCCATCAACAGCGGTTGCTATGGCAAAGTACTTATGACCTTTTCTCATACGGAATCGGAGCTTGATCAAATTGTTCCTCACCTGGAGCTGAAACAGGTTT
The genomic region above belongs to Aminipila butyrica and contains:
- a CDS encoding IclR family transcriptional regulator produces the protein MDKNEEDTARKAGAIEKTLMVLNTLTEKPYSYSAKELSAKLGFTKPTVHRILNTLEEERYVGRTYDGKYSIGYKVYQIGMVYANNMDIYLEIRRVIEAIATATGEQVGYAILEGTEVVSLYESQMQDSRIRYIAGATYPINSGCYGKVLMTFSHTESELDQIVPHLELKQVSHGAIMDHQELREEYRRIRERGYGQSEDEYLDGTVGLGVPVFKQDGSLAGCIALGAIKSAKFYRDKEDYVKEIFKGAQELKGILV